The Akkermansia muciniphila genome contains a region encoding:
- a CDS encoding YdeI/OmpD-associated family protein, with amino-acid sequence MEIDHLLPITTRRQLRTWLEENHRSSPCCWVPTTRKPSPHAILYLDAVEEALCFGWIDSTRKKTSSGILAQRLTPRSRGSKWSELNKERVRRLDRLGLMTPHGRECLPEMDPEAFRIDPGILEALQREPQTYANFLAFPRLYRHVRLDTIQIKKNQPELFNSRLEKFIKNTRENRMYGEWHDGGRLLEE; translated from the coding sequence ATGGAAATAGACCATCTTCTCCCCATCACCACACGGCGGCAATTAAGAACGTGGCTGGAAGAGAACCACCGTTCCTCCCCCTGCTGCTGGGTTCCCACCACGCGGAAGCCTTCCCCCCATGCCATCCTTTACCTGGACGCCGTGGAGGAAGCCCTGTGCTTCGGCTGGATTGACAGCACCCGCAAAAAAACGTCTTCCGGCATTCTGGCCCAGCGCCTCACCCCGCGTTCCAGGGGGAGCAAGTGGTCGGAACTGAACAAGGAACGCGTGCGCCGCCTGGACAGGCTGGGACTGATGACGCCCCATGGGAGGGAGTGCCTGCCGGAGATGGACCCGGAAGCTTTCCGGATTGATCCCGGCATTCTGGAAGCCCTGCAACGGGAGCCGCAGACCTACGCCAACTTTCTGGCCTTTCCCCGCCTGTACCGTCATGTGCGCCTTGACACCATCCAAATCAAGAAAAACCAGCCGGAGCTGTTCAACAGCCGCCTGGAGAAATTCATCAAGAATACCCGGGAGAACAGGATGTACGGAGAATGGCATGACGGAGGCCGGCTTCTGGAAGAATGA